A window of Micrococcales bacterium genomic DNA:
ACCACCAATAGAGACAAACGCGTTACGCCGCTGCGCCAACGCCCAAAATGCCCGCCTCAGCTGGTGGTTGGGCCGTGAAGCAACTGAGTCAGGGAGGTTACCACTAGGTCGGCCCCGTTGGCTCTAAGTGCTGCCTCGCCAGTACCCCGGTCGACCCCCACCACCAGTCCGAAGCCTCCGGCCCGCGCTGCCGCCACCCCGGCGATGGCGTCTTCAACCACGGCACAGGCCAGTGGGTACAGGCCAAGGCGACGGGCTGCCCAGACAAAGGTGTCAGGTGCCGGTTTTCCGGCCAGTTCCTCTGCCGTGGCGACTTGCCCATCAACAATGACGTCAAAACGATCTAGTAGTTCGGCCGCCCGGAGCACCTGTTTAGCGTTGGCGGAACTTGAGACGATCGCAACTGGCTTGTTTTGCCTAGCCAGCGCGTCCAGCAAGTCGGTGGCACCTGGATACGGTGCTACCGGATCGGCCTGCAGGATGGCGTTGAAGGCTTGGTTCTTCGAGTTGCCCACGGCACAGATGGTGCCGTCTCCGGGCGGGTCGGTCGGGTCGCCGAAGGGCAGCGACAATTGGCGAGCCGCCAGCATATCCATGACGCCGGCAAACCGCGGTTTGCCGTCAATGTGAGCGAAGTAGTCGGCTTCGGCGTAGGCGGGTTCGACCAGGTGGGCCCGGAAAAAGGCCGTAAAGGTGGCGGCCCAAGCCCGGCGGTGCAGCTCGGCAGTTGGCGTCAGCACGCCATCGAGGTCAAAAAGGACACCGTCTGCGTCAGCCAGCATTGATCCACCTGGCTCCGCCGCGTGTTTCCCCATCAGGTCTCCTTTGCCGCCCATCCTGGTGGTTGGCGAACAATCTACTGCATTAGCCGTTAGGCCAGCGCCGCACCATTGCTCGGCTTTGCCAGGTCCGGTTAGCATGACACTGTTTGGGCCGCTGCCCGGGCGCCTGGCTGGAGGAAAGGAGACCGGTCGTGGGTATGGAGGTCATGTGCTTTGACCTGGAAGGGGTTCTGGTACCCGAAATCTGGATCAATGTGGCCCTAGAGACCGGTATTGATGAGCTCAAACTGACCACCCGAGATGTACCGGACTACGACGAACTAATGGCCTACCGGCTGCGTATCCTTGACCAGCACCAGCTGCGGATCGACGACATTAAGCAAGTCATTGCCCGCCTAAAGCCCCTCGACGGAGCCGTTGAGTTTCTGGCCTGGGTGCGGCGCAACTTTCAGGTCGTCATCCTGTCTGACACTTTCTACGACTTTGCCGAACCGCTAATCGCCCAGCTTGACCATCCAATGCTGTGTTGCCACAACCTCGAAATTGCCCCTGACGGGCGCATTACCAACTGGCTGATCCGGTTGCCGCGCCACAAAATGGAAACAGTCAAGGCGCTCAAAGCCCTCAATTTCACCGTCTTCGCTGCCGGCGATTCCTATAACGACACCGACATGCTGATCGAGGCCGATACCGGCTACCTCTTCACCCCGCCGCCAAACGTCATTGCCGAGTTCCCGCAGCTACCGGTGGTCAACACCTTTGAGGCGCTCAAGGCCGAGTTGATCCGAGCCTCGTCCAGGAAACTGACGGCCTAGCCGTCTACCAGCCCCAGGCGGCCACGCGGCCGCTGGTCAGTCCTCCAGATTCAAGGCCTGGGCAATCGAGACCACATCGCTTTGGATGCGTTGCGGCTGAACCTCGTTGCCATCGGCGTCCAACAAGGCCCAGTTCGGGTCCTTTAGACCGTGGCCGGTAACGGTAATGACAATTCGGGCCTCTGACGGCACCCGTCCTTCCTTGGCCAGGTTGAGCAGTCCAGCCACGCCGGCGGCACTAGCCGGTTCGACAAAGACGCCATGGCGTTGGGATAGCAGCCGGTGGGCCGCCAGAATCTCGGCATCCGTCACCGTTTCGATCAGGCCACCCGATTCATCCCGAGCTGCCACAGCCTGTTTCCAGGAGGCTGGATTGCCAATTCTAATGGCCGTGGCAATTGTCTCCGGCTGTGCCACCGGGTGGCCCAAGACAATTGGGGCGGCGCCGGCAGCCTGGAAACCCCACATTTGTGGGGTCTGACTGGCCGGACCGTTGGCGGCGTATTCGGTGTAGCCGGCCCAATAGGCGGTGATATTGCCCGCGTTACCGACAGGCAAGACGTGAATGTCTGGCGCGTCACCCAAAGCGTCGACCACCTCAAAGGCGGCGGTCTTCTGACCGGCAATGCGATATGGGTTGACGGAGTTGACCAACTCGACTGGGTAAGCCTCTGATAGCTTCAGAGCCGCCACCAGGCAGTCGTCGAAATTGCCGTCTACCTGGAGCAGCTTGCCACCATGCGCTACCGCCTGAGACAGCTTGCCCATGGCGATTTTGCCGTCTGGCACCAGCACGGCGCAGGTTAGCCCGGCCCGGCCGGCATAGGCTGCGGCTGAGGCTGAAGTGTTGCCGGTTGAGGCGCAGATAACCGCCTTGGTACCGGAGGCCAGGGCAGCTGATATGGCCACTGTCATGCCTCGGTCTTTGAACGAACCGGTTGGGTTCATGCCTTCATACTTCAGCCAGACCTGGGCACCGACCATTTGGCTGAGCACCGGCGCTGGGATACAGGGCGTACCGCCCTCGCCCAGCTCGACCACCGGGCCGCACGGCTCAAGAGGCAAGCGGTCGGCATACTCCGCGATCACCCCGCGCCAGATTCGCGCCACTTCATTCACCTTCCACTCGGATGACCGCCTCGACG
This region includes:
- the thrC gene encoding threonine synthase, translated to MARIWRGVIAEYADRLPLEPCGPVVELGEGGTPCIPAPVLSQMVGAQVWLKYEGMNPTGSFKDRGMTVAISAALASGTKAVICASTGNTSASAAAYAGRAGLTCAVLVPDGKIAMGKLSQAVAHGGKLLQVDGNFDDCLVAALKLSEAYPVELVNSVNPYRIAGQKTAAFEVVDALGDAPDIHVLPVGNAGNITAYWAGYTEYAANGPASQTPQMWGFQAAGAAPIVLGHPVAQPETIATAIRIGNPASWKQAVAARDESGGLIETVTDAEILAAHRLLSQRHGVFVEPASAAGVAGLLNLAKEGRVPSEARIVITVTGHGLKDPNWALLDADGNEVQPQRIQSDVVSIAQALNLED
- a CDS encoding HAD-IA family hydrolase translates to MGKHAAEPGGSMLADADGVLFDLDGVLTPTAELHRRAWAATFTAFFRAHLVEPAYAEADYFAHIDGKPRFAGVMDMLAARQLSLPFGDPTDPPGDGTICAVGNSKNQAFNAILQADPVAPYPGATDLLDALARQNKPVAIVSSSANAKQVLRAAELLDRFDVIVDGQVATAEELAGKPAPDTFVWAARRLGLYPLACAVVEDAIAGVAAARAGGFGLVVGVDRGTGEAALRANGADLVVTSLTQLLHGPTTS
- the thrH gene encoding bifunctional phosphoserine phosphatase/homoserine phosphotransferase ThrH, with product MEVMCFDLEGVLVPEIWINVALETGIDELKLTTRDVPDYDELMAYRLRILDQHQLRIDDIKQVIARLKPLDGAVEFLAWVRRNFQVVILSDTFYDFAEPLIAQLDHPMLCCHNLEIAPDGRITNWLIRLPRHKMETVKALKALNFTVFAAGDSYNDTDMLIEADTGYLFTPPPNVIAEFPQLPVVNTFEALKAELIRASSRKLTA